A DNA window from Janibacter sp. A1S7 contains the following coding sequences:
- a CDS encoding SRPBCC family protein, whose amino-acid sequence MTDAEVIINDPGRFSHEETIEVAAPPEVVYDTVSDITRTGEWSPICVACWWDDPREAGQVGARFTGRNELPERTWQTRSQVVAAERGREFAWIVGDGFVRWGFALAPAGGRTELTESWQFLPPGLQMFREKYAADAETQIRARIEQAHTGITQTLAAIKRVVEGQQGVAGPG is encoded by the coding sequence GTGACGGACGCGGAGGTCATCATCAACGATCCAGGACGATTCAGCCACGAGGAGACGATCGAGGTCGCGGCGCCACCGGAGGTGGTCTACGACACGGTCTCCGACATCACGCGCACCGGCGAGTGGAGCCCGATCTGCGTCGCGTGCTGGTGGGACGATCCCCGCGAGGCCGGGCAGGTGGGGGCGCGCTTCACCGGACGGAACGAGCTGCCCGAGCGGACCTGGCAGACCCGCTCACAGGTCGTGGCGGCCGAGCGGGGCCGTGAGTTCGCGTGGATCGTGGGCGACGGCTTCGTCAGGTGGGGCTTCGCCCTGGCTCCGGCGGGGGGTCGGACCGAGCTGACCGAGAGCTGGCAGTTCCTGCCGCCGGGCCTGCAGATGTTCCGGGAGAAGTACGCAGCGGACGCCGAGACGCAGATCCGAGCGCGCATCGAGCAGGCCCACACCGGGATCACGCAGACGCTCGCGGCAATCAAGCGCGTCGTCGAGGGACAGCAGGGGGTTGCCGGGCCCGGCTGA
- a CDS encoding AraC family transcriptional regulator, whose translation MTDVVEAAIPPGLRPYAESMVGYRIDGASPGTHIGMPSGTITLVLALDQPLHLIGADGRRGRFDTVVAGLHASPAHILHDGFQHGVQLGLTPRGAALLLGGPPGEIVGTSVDLAEFVGPSARRLHEQLCDTPGWRERFALVVEALFTHRDTSWEPRAEVEHAWNMLSRTRGRAPIAGLAEDVGWSSRHLTHCFRQEYGYPPKTTARVLRFRESHRLISAGRPLTEVAARAGYADQSHLNRDWLAFAGTSPTRWLREDDIAFVQDTTSSPGRS comes from the coding sequence GTGACGGACGTCGTCGAGGCAGCGATTCCGCCCGGTCTGCGACCCTACGCCGAGTCGATGGTGGGCTACCGCATCGACGGGGCGTCACCGGGGACCCACATCGGCATGCCGTCCGGCACGATCACCCTCGTGCTCGCGCTCGACCAGCCGCTCCACCTCATCGGTGCCGACGGGCGAAGGGGGCGCTTCGACACCGTGGTCGCGGGGCTGCACGCGTCCCCGGCGCACATCCTCCACGACGGATTCCAGCACGGGGTCCAGCTGGGGCTGACCCCACGGGGCGCTGCCCTGCTGCTCGGCGGGCCACCCGGCGAGATCGTGGGGACCTCGGTCGATCTCGCTGAGTTCGTCGGCCCGTCCGCACGTCGCCTCCACGAGCAGCTCTGCGACACGCCGGGATGGCGCGAGCGGTTCGCTCTCGTCGTCGAGGCGCTCTTCACCCATCGCGACACCTCGTGGGAGCCGCGAGCGGAGGTGGAGCATGCATGGAACATGCTCAGTCGCACGCGTGGTCGGGCGCCGATCGCAGGCCTCGCGGAGGATGTGGGGTGGTCGAGCCGACACCTGACCCACTGTTTCCGCCAGGAGTACGGCTACCCGCCCAAGACGACCGCGCGGGTGCTGCGTTTCCGGGAGAGCCACCGGTTGATCTCGGCGGGACGCCCGCTCACGGAGGTTGCGGCACGGGCAGGGTACGCCGACCAGAGCCACCTCAACCGCGACTGGCTCGCCTTCGCGGGCACGTCCCCGACCCGGTGGTTGCGCGAGGACGACATCGCATTCGTCCAAGACACGACGTCCTCTCCGGGGCGATCATGA
- a CDS encoding VOC family protein has translation MDSNDTARTDHNIWPGLTARDPAALRDWLVGLGFTEGIVVEDGGIVQHSEVLWPEGGRVMISSARPDDPHFTTPVGGAMLYVVTDDPGGVHSRAEAAGATFTRPLEDADYGSRGFSILDPEGNSWSFGTYAG, from the coding sequence ATGGACAGCAACGACACCGCCCGCACCGACCACAACATCTGGCCCGGCCTGACGGCCCGTGACCCTGCGGCCCTGCGCGACTGGCTCGTCGGTCTGGGCTTCACCGAGGGGATCGTCGTCGAGGACGGTGGCATCGTGCAGCACAGCGAGGTGCTCTGGCCCGAAGGGGGCCGGGTGATGATCTCGAGCGCCCGCCCCGATGACCCGCACTTCACGACCCCGGTCGGCGGCGCGATGCTCTATGTCGTCACCGACGACCCCGGTGGCGTGCACTCCCGCGCCGAGGCAGCCGGGGCCACGTTCACACGGCCGCTGGAGGACGCCGACTACGGGTCGCGAGGGTTCAGCATCCTCGATCCCGAGGGCAACTCCTGGAGCTTCGGCACCTACGCCGGGTGA
- the rpsT gene encoding 30S ribosomal protein S20, translating into MANIKSQIKRVKTNNERTERNRAIKSELRTWIRKVRKAVEAGDAETAKSALVTASTKLDKAVTKGAIHANQAANKKSAMAKKVNSL; encoded by the coding sequence GTGGCAAACATCAAGTCCCAGATCAAGCGCGTGAAGACGAACAACGAGCGCACCGAGCGCAACCGTGCGATCAAGTCTGAGCTGCGCACCTGGATCCGCAAGGTCCGCAAGGCCGTCGAGGCCGGCGACGCCGAGACCGCGAAGTCGGCTCTCGTGACCGCGAGCACCAAGCTCGACAAGGCCGTGACCAAGGGCGCCATCCACGCCAACCAGGCCGCCAACAAGAAGTCGGCCATGGCGAAGAAGGTCAACTCGCTCTGA
- a CDS encoding thioredoxin family protein, with the protein MDVTLQYFQGCPNWEVADARLAAIAAERSDVTVTRQLVESVEEAQRLGFHGSPSILVDGEDPFAAPDTAVGLSCRVYRTPEGPSGVPTLAQLRAVIAQA; encoded by the coding sequence ATGGACGTCACACTGCAGTACTTCCAGGGGTGCCCGAACTGGGAGGTCGCCGACGCACGGCTCGCCGCGATCGCCGCTGAACGGAGCGACGTGACGGTGACCCGACAACTCGTGGAGTCGGTCGAGGAGGCGCAGCGACTGGGTTTCCACGGGTCGCCCAGCATCCTCGTGGACGGTGAGGACCCCTTCGCCGCACCCGACACGGCGGTGGGCCTGTCGTGTCGGGTGTACCGCACCCCGGAGGGACCCTCCGGCGTGCCCACCCTGGCGCAGCTGCGGGCCGTGATCGCCCAGGCGTGA
- a CDS encoding aldo/keto reductase, protein MELRRLGRSGLTVSAVGLGCNNLGRRGAATQDQEGSDAVVHAALDAGITLFDTADTYGAEPGLSEAMLGASLGSRRDDVVVATKFGMDVRGTNGPDFGARGSRRYITTAVEASLRRLGTDHIDLYQFHSPDPLTPIEETLDALDDLVRSGKVRYIGHSNRAGWQIAEAEYVARARGGARFISSQSHYNLLDRRAELEVTPAAEAYGLGVLPYFPLASGLLTGKYSSGVAPEGSRLSQSGRHLVAGADLDQLRALGDFARERDLSELEVAFSWLATRPSVSSVIAGATRAEQVRQNAEAISWAPTAEDEAALDQILPPEPKVALF, encoded by the coding sequence ATGGAACTTCGCCGCCTCGGACGCTCCGGCCTGACCGTCTCCGCTGTCGGTCTGGGGTGCAACAACCTCGGTCGGCGTGGTGCCGCCACCCAGGACCAGGAGGGCAGCGACGCCGTCGTGCACGCCGCGCTCGACGCCGGCATCACACTCTTCGACACCGCCGACACCTACGGCGCCGAGCCCGGTCTGTCCGAGGCGATGCTCGGCGCGTCGCTGGGCAGCCGCCGCGACGACGTGGTCGTCGCGACGAAGTTCGGCATGGACGTGCGAGGGACGAACGGCCCCGACTTCGGCGCCCGAGGCTCGCGGCGCTACATCACGACCGCGGTCGAGGCCTCGCTGCGGCGACTGGGTACCGACCACATCGACCTCTACCAGTTCCACAGCCCGGACCCGTTGACACCGATCGAGGAGACGCTCGACGCGCTCGACGACCTCGTGCGCTCCGGCAAGGTCCGCTACATCGGCCACTCCAACCGCGCCGGCTGGCAGATCGCCGAGGCCGAGTACGTCGCCCGAGCGCGCGGGGGAGCACGGTTCATCTCCAGCCAGAGCCACTACAACCTCCTCGACCGCCGCGCCGAGCTCGAGGTCACCCCGGCAGCGGAGGCCTACGGGCTGGGTGTGCTGCCGTACTTCCCGCTCGCCAGCGGTCTGCTCACCGGCAAGTACTCCTCGGGGGTGGCACCCGAGGGCAGCCGGCTGAGCCAGTCCGGGCGGCACCTGGTCGCCGGGGCCGATCTCGACCAGCTGCGCGCTCTCGGCGACTTCGCCCGGGAACGCGACCTGAGCGAGCTGGAGGTCGCTTTCTCTTGGCTGGCCACCCGCCCGAGCGTCAGCAGCGTCATCGCCGGAGCCACCCGAGCCGAGCAGGTCCGGCAGAACGCCGAGGCGATCAGCTGGGCGCCGACCGCCGAGGACGAGGCCGCGCTCGACCAGATCCTTCCCCCGGAGCCGAAGGTGGCGCTCTTTTGA
- a CDS encoding ATP-dependent DNA helicase, with protein MSSSVESLLAAAVGGVGGTTRPGQVEMATAVARAIDTEEHLLVQAGTGTGKSLAYLVPAVEHAQRTGRPAVVATATLALQAQIVDRDMPRLADSLAGQVKRRPTYAIVKGRRNYVCKHKVEGGFPDEDEGMFDIGEVDAAAGRLGKEVVRVREWAAETESGDRDELVPGVSEKAWRQVSVSAQECLGSKCPMVAECFVERSREAAKDVDIIVTNHSFMAIDAFEGRPMLPEHDVLVIDEAHELVDRVTSTVTDELTPGGIRAAAKRARKYAESDDALDDLAGDLEAVLEQAPEGRLTAGIPDSLASILGRCRDVGRTLLTQMKPPKGENVDGPRQIALAAVDELHETAGRMLEEHELDVIWVSRDTRRGPVLRVAPMSVAMRMRERIFGCGATDEDESVRDRTVILTSATLELGGTFDAVAGTLGLRGPGSPEWTGLDVGSPFDYSQQGIAYVAEHLPAPGRDGLAPQTLDEIEALVRAAGGRTLGLFSSMRAAREASEAMRERLDEEFTVRCQGEETIGTLVRDFARDPKTILFGTLTLWQGVDVPGSACQLVLIDRIPFPRPDDPLSSARTQEIARRGGNGFMAVSATHAALRLAQGAGRLIRKGDDRGVVAFLDNRMIKARYAGFLQRSLPPFWPTTDRELVLGALRRLDQIAPEVQAVADPAKRGMTGQPVAGDPGPADGARTAVTQGEGWSTQDDDELRDGVDLGLPLAELAVSLARGESAVAARAKALGLAVPSRG; from the coding sequence GTGTCCTCGTCAGTTGAGTCCCTGCTCGCCGCGGCCGTCGGGGGAGTGGGTGGCACGACCCGGCCCGGGCAGGTCGAGATGGCCACCGCCGTGGCCCGTGCCATCGACACCGAGGAGCATCTGCTCGTGCAGGCGGGCACCGGGACCGGTAAGTCCCTCGCCTACCTCGTTCCTGCCGTCGAGCACGCGCAGCGCACCGGACGCCCGGCGGTCGTCGCCACCGCGACCCTGGCGCTGCAGGCACAGATCGTCGACCGGGACATGCCCCGGCTGGCCGACTCACTCGCCGGTCAGGTGAAGCGCCGCCCCACCTACGCGATCGTCAAGGGTCGACGCAACTACGTGTGCAAGCACAAGGTCGAGGGCGGGTTCCCCGACGAGGACGAGGGCATGTTCGACATCGGCGAGGTGGATGCTGCTGCCGGCCGCCTGGGCAAGGAGGTCGTCCGGGTGCGCGAGTGGGCGGCCGAGACCGAGTCGGGTGACCGCGACGAGCTCGTCCCCGGCGTCTCGGAGAAGGCGTGGCGCCAGGTGTCGGTCTCCGCCCAGGAGTGCCTGGGCTCGAAGTGCCCGATGGTCGCCGAGTGCTTCGTCGAGCGCTCCCGCGAGGCCGCCAAGGACGTCGACATCATCGTCACCAACCACTCCTTCATGGCCATCGACGCCTTCGAGGGGCGACCGATGCTGCCCGAGCACGACGTCCTGGTCATCGACGAGGCCCACGAGCTCGTCGACCGGGTCACCTCGACCGTCACCGACGAGCTGACGCCGGGCGGGATCCGCGCCGCCGCCAAGCGGGCGCGCAAGTACGCCGAGTCGGACGACGCGCTCGACGACCTGGCCGGTGACCTCGAGGCGGTGCTGGAGCAGGCCCCCGAGGGGCGGCTCACGGCCGGCATCCCCGACTCCCTGGCGAGCATCCTCGGTCGGTGCCGCGACGTCGGCCGCACCCTGCTCACCCAGATGAAGCCGCCGAAGGGGGAGAACGTCGACGGTCCCCGCCAGATCGCCCTCGCCGCGGTCGACGAGCTGCACGAGACCGCCGGACGGATGCTCGAGGAGCACGAGCTCGACGTCATCTGGGTCAGCCGCGACACACGGCGCGGGCCGGTGCTGCGGGTGGCGCCGATGAGCGTCGCCATGCGGATGCGGGAGCGGATCTTCGGCTGCGGCGCCACCGATGAGGACGAGTCCGTACGGGACCGCACCGTCATCCTCACCTCGGCCACCCTCGAGCTCGGTGGCACCTTCGACGCCGTCGCGGGGACACTCGGGCTGCGCGGTCCCGGATCGCCGGAGTGGACGGGGCTCGACGTCGGGTCACCCTTCGACTACTCCCAGCAGGGCATCGCCTACGTCGCCGAGCACCTGCCCGCCCCCGGGCGTGATGGCCTCGCCCCACAGACCCTCGACGAGATCGAGGCGCTCGTGCGCGCCGCCGGCGGTCGCACCCTGGGGCTCTTCTCCTCCATGCGCGCCGCCAGGGAGGCGAGCGAGGCCATGCGCGAGCGACTCGACGAGGAGTTCACCGTGCGCTGCCAGGGCGAGGAGACGATCGGCACCCTCGTGCGCGACTTCGCGCGTGACCCGAAGACGATCCTCTTCGGGACGCTCACCCTCTGGCAGGGCGTCGACGTCCCCGGCAGCGCCTGCCAGCTCGTGCTCATCGACCGCATTCCCTTCCCCCGGCCCGACGACCCGCTCTCGTCGGCCCGTACCCAGGAGATCGCCCGTCGTGGCGGTAACGGCTTCATGGCGGTCTCCGCCACGCACGCCGCCCTGCGGCTCGCGCAGGGCGCCGGCCGACTCATCCGCAAGGGTGACGATCGCGGCGTCGTCGCCTTCCTCGACAACCGGATGATCAAGGCGCGCTACGCCGGCTTCCTGCAGCGTTCGCTGCCGCCCTTCTGGCCGACGACCGACCGTGAGCTCGTCCTCGGCGCGCTGCGACGCCTCGACCAGATCGCCCCCGAGGTCCAGGCCGTCGCCGACCCGGCGAAGCGGGGAATGACCGGCCAGCCGGTCGCCGGCGACCCCGGACCCGCCGACGGGGCGCGCACGGCAGTCACGCAGGGCGAGGGGTGGTCCACCCAGGACGACGACGAGCTGCGGGACGGCGTCGACCTCGGGCTGCCGCTGGCAGAGCTCGCCGTCTCGCTCGCTCGTGGTGAGTCGGCGGTCGCGGCCCGGGCGAAGGCGCTCGGACTCGCGGTCCCGTCCCGGGGCTAG
- the lepA gene encoding translation elongation factor 4: MSPKASEALPPNATPPAQIRNFCIIAHIDHGKSTLADRMLQITGVVEERLMRAQFLDRMDIERERGITIKSQAVRMPWGMDYAAGGSEVFCLNMIDTPGHVDFTYEVSRSLAACEGAVLLVDAAQGIEAQTLANLYLAMENDLTIIPVLNKIDLPAAQPEKYAEEIAGLIGCDPADVLKVSGKTGEGVEELLDEIVTQLPPPEGDADGPARAMIFDSVYDNYRGVVTYVRVVDGALHPREKIVMMSTRATHELLEIGVIAPDMVASKGLGVGEVGYLITGVKDVRQSKVGDTVTAAATPADTAIGGYREPRPMVYSGLYPMDGSDYPTLRDALDKLKLNDAALAYEPETSAALGFGFRCGFLGLLHLEIVRERLEREFNLDLISTQPNVIYEVTMDDGTAVEVTNPSEFPYGKVAEVREPIVKATILAPSEFIGPIMELCQGKRGQLGGMDYLSEERVEMRYTLPLAEIVFDFFDQLKSRTRGYASLEYQEAGEQSSDLVKVDILLQGEGVDAFSAVVHKDKAYAYGTMMAGKLRELIPRQQFEVPIQAAIGSRIIARETIRAIRKDVLAKCYGGDISRKRKLLEKQKEGKKRMKNIGTVEVPQEAFIAALSSDDNAVEKAKK, translated from the coding sequence GTGTCACCCAAGGCCAGTGAGGCCCTCCCGCCGAACGCGACCCCGCCGGCGCAGATCCGCAACTTCTGCATCATCGCCCACATCGACCACGGCAAGTCCACGTTGGCCGACCGGATGCTGCAGATCACCGGGGTGGTCGAGGAACGGCTGATGCGGGCCCAGTTCCTGGACCGGATGGACATCGAGCGTGAGCGCGGCATCACCATCAAGTCGCAGGCCGTGCGGATGCCGTGGGGGATGGACTACGCCGCGGGCGGGTCCGAGGTCTTCTGCCTCAACATGATCGACACCCCGGGACACGTCGACTTCACCTACGAGGTCTCCCGCTCGCTCGCCGCCTGCGAGGGCGCGGTCCTGCTCGTCGACGCCGCCCAGGGCATCGAGGCGCAGACCCTGGCCAACCTGTACCTGGCCATGGAGAACGACCTGACGATCATCCCGGTGCTGAACAAGATCGACCTGCCGGCCGCCCAGCCGGAGAAGTACGCCGAGGAGATCGCCGGTCTCATCGGATGCGACCCGGCCGACGTGCTCAAGGTCAGCGGCAAGACGGGCGAAGGCGTCGAGGAACTCCTCGACGAGATCGTCACCCAGCTCCCGCCGCCCGAGGGCGACGCCGACGGACCGGCCCGCGCGATGATCTTCGACTCCGTCTACGACAACTACCGCGGTGTCGTCACCTACGTCCGCGTCGTCGACGGCGCCCTCCACCCCCGCGAGAAGATCGTCATGATGTCGACGCGGGCGACGCACGAGCTCCTCGAGATCGGGGTGATCGCACCCGACATGGTCGCGAGCAAGGGCCTGGGTGTCGGCGAGGTCGGCTACCTGATCACCGGTGTGAAGGATGTGCGCCAGTCCAAGGTCGGCGACACCGTCACGGCCGCGGCCACACCGGCTGATACGGCCATCGGGGGCTATCGGGAGCCCCGCCCGATGGTCTACTCGGGTCTGTACCCGATGGACGGCAGCGACTACCCGACGCTGCGCGACGCGCTGGACAAGCTCAAGCTCAACGACGCCGCCCTGGCCTACGAGCCGGAGACCTCCGCCGCACTCGGCTTCGGTTTCCGCTGCGGCTTCCTCGGGCTGCTGCACCTGGAGATCGTGCGCGAGCGCCTCGAACGGGAGTTCAACCTCGACCTGATCTCCACCCAGCCCAATGTCATCTACGAGGTGACGATGGACGACGGGACCGCGGTGGAGGTGACCAACCCGAGCGAGTTCCCCTACGGCAAGGTCGCCGAGGTGCGCGAACCGATCGTCAAGGCCACGATCCTCGCCCCGAGCGAGTTCATCGGCCCGATCATGGAGCTGTGCCAGGGCAAGCGCGGCCAGCTCGGCGGGATGGACTACCTGTCCGAGGAGCGCGTCGAGATGCGCTACACGCTGCCGCTCGCGGAGATCGTCTTCGACTTCTTCGACCAGCTGAAGTCCCGGACGCGGGGCTACGCCTCGCTGGAGTACCAGGAGGCCGGGGAGCAGTCGTCCGACCTGGTCAAGGTCGACATCCTGTTGCAGGGCGAGGGCGTGGACGCCTTCAGCGCCGTCGTCCACAAGGACAAGGCCTACGCGTACGGCACGATGATGGCCGGCAAGTTGCGCGAGCTCATCCCGCGCCAGCAGTTCGAGGTGCCGATCCAGGCCGCCATCGGCTCTCGGATCATTGCGCGCGAGACGATCCGGGCCATCCGCAAGGACGTGCTCGCCAAGTGCTACGGCGGTGACATCTCCCGCAAGCGCAAACTGCTCGAGAAGCAGAAGGAGGGCAAGAAGCGGATGAAGAACATCGGCACCGTCGAGGTGCCTCAGGAGGCCTTCATCGCCGCTCTCTCCTCCGACGACAACGCCGTGGAGAAGGCCAAGAAGTAG
- a CDS encoding haloacid dehalogenase type II, whose product MTNQRHDGPGRPALVIFDVNETLSDMAAMGQRFEDVGAPAHLARTWFAGVLRDGFALTSVGVNESFATVAFQTLRVVLDAQPLDRGVQEAAEHIMAGFADLPMHADVREGIRGLAACGIRMVTLSNGSPSVAEALLERAGVRDHFEVVLSVEDARLWKPAADAYAHALGRSHVDPADAMLVAVHPWDIDGAARAGLTTAWINRTDGPYPDYFRAPGLRVGSLTELADQLARPPA is encoded by the coding sequence ATGACGAACCAGCGCCACGACGGGCCCGGGCGACCAGCCCTGGTGATCTTCGACGTCAACGAAACGCTGTCCGACATGGCTGCGATGGGTCAACGCTTCGAGGATGTCGGGGCGCCCGCACACCTGGCCCGGACGTGGTTCGCGGGAGTGCTTCGGGACGGTTTCGCCCTGACCTCGGTCGGTGTGAACGAGTCCTTTGCGACCGTTGCGTTCCAGACGCTGCGCGTCGTCCTCGACGCACAGCCGCTGGACCGTGGCGTGCAGGAGGCGGCCGAGCACATCATGGCCGGGTTCGCCGACCTGCCGATGCATGCCGATGTCCGGGAGGGGATCCGTGGACTGGCGGCATGCGGCATCCGGATGGTGACCCTGAGCAACGGCTCGCCGTCGGTCGCCGAGGCGCTACTCGAGCGCGCCGGCGTACGTGACCACTTCGAGGTGGTCCTCTCGGTGGAGGACGCCCGCCTGTGGAAGCCGGCAGCGGACGCCTACGCCCACGCGCTGGGCCGCAGCCACGTCGACCCCGCGGACGCGATGCTCGTCGCCGTCCATCCGTGGGACATCGACGGTGCCGCGCGGGCAGGCCTGACCACCGCGTGGATCAACCGGACCGACGGTCCCTACCCGGACTACTTCAGGGCTCCCGGTCTGCGGGTCGGCTCATTGACCGAGCTGGCCGATCAGCTCGCTCGGCCCCCTGCCTGA
- a CDS encoding type II toxin-antitoxin system PemK/MazF family toxin, with translation MDGYPGDYEAVPPLEWAPTPQDPTPSPGEVVWAHVPYEEDHTRGKDRPVLLIGRDGPWLLGLQLTSVDHDLDEAQEASAGRHWIDIGAGQWDHRGRRSEVRVNRVIRIDPSAVRRDGAVLQEDLFVAVATAVRAVAAGRAYDDDPV, from the coding sequence ATGGACGGTTACCCCGGTGACTACGAGGCAGTCCCCCCGTTGGAGTGGGCTCCCACCCCGCAGGACCCGACCCCGTCACCCGGGGAGGTCGTGTGGGCCCACGTCCCCTACGAGGAGGACCACACCCGGGGCAAGGACCGCCCCGTCCTGCTCATCGGACGCGACGGGCCGTGGTTGCTCGGTCTGCAGCTGACGAGCGTGGACCACGATCTCGACGAGGCCCAGGAGGCGAGCGCGGGGCGACACTGGATCGACATCGGCGCCGGGCAGTGGGACCACCGCGGGCGGCGCAGCGAGGTACGCGTCAACCGCGTGATCCGGATCGATCCCTCCGCCGTACGACGTGACGGGGCGGTACTGCAGGAGGATCTCTTCGTCGCCGTCGCCACAGCGGTGCGGGCGGTGGCCGCGGGCCGGGCGTACGACGACGACCCGGTCTGA
- the holA gene encoding DNA polymerase III subunit delta has protein sequence MSAGAPPFVLVSGPETVLADRAVEQVLADVRVSTPEVDVVTLTAEGYEEGELTVQASPSLFGEDKVIIVRDLHQAPDALQLDLLTYLADPADSVTLVVTHASGTKGKRVLDTLKKAKAHVIPAPAIKSDRDKAEFVTNEFRTARRRASPDAVQALVEAVGKDVRELASACQQLVDDTTGVIDADVVERYHGGRVEATGFKVADAAVAGHTGEALRLLRHAVDVGVDPVPIVAVIAMQLRQLAKVGGAARGRSADLARDLGMAPWQIDKARRALQGWSGDALGRSIQAVAAADVEVKGGGRDPVYAVEKAILTISRERNGS, from the coding sequence TTGAGCGCCGGCGCGCCCCCCTTCGTGCTCGTCTCCGGGCCGGAGACCGTCCTCGCGGACCGGGCGGTCGAGCAGGTCCTCGCCGACGTGCGGGTGAGCACTCCCGAGGTCGACGTCGTCACGCTCACGGCCGAGGGCTACGAGGAGGGCGAGCTGACCGTCCAGGCCAGTCCCTCCCTCTTCGGCGAGGACAAGGTGATCATCGTGCGCGACCTGCACCAAGCGCCCGACGCGCTCCAGCTCGACCTGCTGACCTACCTCGCCGACCCGGCGGACTCGGTGACCCTCGTCGTCACCCACGCCTCGGGCACCAAGGGCAAGCGGGTCCTCGACACGCTGAAGAAGGCCAAGGCACACGTCATCCCTGCCCCGGCGATCAAGAGCGACCGCGACAAGGCGGAGTTCGTCACCAACGAGTTCCGCACGGCCCGGCGCAGGGCGAGCCCGGACGCGGTCCAGGCGCTCGTCGAGGCCGTCGGCAAGGACGTGCGCGAGCTGGCCTCCGCCTGCCAGCAGCTCGTGGACGACACCACCGGGGTCATCGACGCGGACGTGGTCGAGCGGTACCACGGCGGGCGGGTCGAGGCGACCGGCTTCAAGGTCGCCGACGCCGCGGTGGCCGGCCACACCGGGGAGGCCCTGCGGCTGCTGCGCCACGCCGTCGACGTCGGGGTCGATCCGGTGCCCATCGTCGCCGTCATCGCGATGCAGCTGCGGCAGCTGGCCAAGGTCGGGGGAGCGGCCCGCGGTCGCAGCGCCGACCTCGCCCGTGACCTGGGTATGGCGCCCTGGCAGATCGACAAGGCTCGCCGGGCCCTCCAGGGATGGAGCGGCGACGCGCTGGGCCGGAGCATCCAGGCCGTCGCCGCGGCCGACGTCGAGGTCAAGGGCGGGGGACGCGATCCCGTGTACGCCGTCGAGAAGGCGATCCTGACGATCTCCCGGGAACGCAACGGCTCCTGA